A genomic window from Thermococcus nautili includes:
- a CDS encoding PIN domain-containing protein: MIFVDTSVLYNYLVETSLTEYAVEVIESREGKVTSDTVVDELFYALIRKLGEKEYGARSIWKVKELLRSNSEFRKRASEVISDILALLDAKKILLVSDSRDWLTIATLIHDYSLLPHDARILATALEYNCDKLATLDEDFGAVKDIIELFPEDFWQKLTTQG, translated from the coding sequence GTGATTTTCGTGGATACAAGCGTTCTATACAACTATCTTGTCGAGACCAGTCTGACCGAATATGCCGTTGAGGTCATTGAATCTCGTGAAGGGAAAGTAACATCAGATACCGTCGTTGATGAGTTGTTCTATGCGCTTATCCGAAAGCTTGGGGAGAAAGAGTATGGTGCAAGGTCAATTTGGAAGGTTAAAGAGCTTCTCAGAAGCAATTCTGAGTTTAGAAAGCGCGCCTCTGAAGTTATCTCGGATATTCTAGCACTCCTCGATGCAAAGAAAATTTTACTCGTTTCTGACTCCAGAGATTGGCTGACAATTGCGACCCTTATCCACGATTACTCTCTTCTTCCACATGATGCTCGAATCTTAGCAACTGCCCTCGAGTACAACTGCGACAAGCTTGCCACTCTCGATGAAGACTTTGGAGCCGTGAAGGATATCATTGAGCTCTTTCCAGAAGATTTCTGGCAAAAACTCACTACGCAGGGTTAG
- a CDS encoding DUF192 domain-containing protein: MIINETKGRVWHGRVELADTFFKRFRGLMLVGNVSYALVFVLPVESRLNASIHMLFMLSDIEVIWLDSTKRVVDFKRAKKWRVYAPKKPAKYIIEGPVGLIGSLEVEEGDLISWQVSEEKGKSVPVRVSLPGRVSFDKANGFAMAESVKELKAEKN, from the coding sequence ATGATAATCAACGAGACGAAGGGCAGGGTCTGGCATGGGCGCGTGGAGCTCGCGGATACCTTCTTCAAGCGCTTTAGAGGGTTAATGCTCGTGGGTAACGTGAGCTATGCCCTCGTTTTCGTCCTCCCGGTTGAAAGCCGGCTCAACGCTTCAATCCACATGCTCTTCATGCTGAGCGACATCGAGGTAATCTGGCTCGACTCGACGAAGAGGGTGGTTGACTTCAAGAGGGCAAAGAAGTGGCGCGTTTACGCTCCAAAGAAACCGGCCAAGTACATCATAGAGGGGCCCGTCGGCCTCATCGGGTCCCTTGAGGTGGAAGAAGGGGATTTGATAAGCTGGCAGGTCAGCGAGGAAAAGGGGAAGAGCGTTCCCGTCAGGGTCTCGCTCCCTGGAAGGGTCTCCTTTGACAAGGCCAACGGCTTCGCTATGGCGGAGAGCGTTAAGGAATTGAAAGCCGAGAAGAACTAA
- a CDS encoding 6-pyruvoyl trahydropterin synthase family protein yields MKARVVERFRFESAHAVLINGKPEEIHGHTFRLEIAVEGPLRNGYVIDFLELRRIVEEIIGRLDHRNLNSLFENPTTENIALWIAGQVNAKLPEGVSLKRLTLWEGDENGVELEF; encoded by the coding sequence ATGAAGGCCAGGGTAGTTGAACGCTTCAGGTTTGAATCCGCTCACGCGGTTCTCATCAACGGAAAGCCGGAGGAGATTCACGGGCACACTTTCCGGCTTGAGATTGCCGTTGAGGGGCCCCTCAGAAACGGCTACGTGATTGACTTCCTCGAACTGAGGCGCATCGTGGAGGAAATCATTGGAAGACTCGACCACAGGAACCTCAACTCCCTCTTTGAGAACCCGACGACAGAGAACATCGCGCTCTGGATTGCGGGGCAGGTTAATGCGAAGCTCCCCGAGGGCGTTTCTCTGAAGAGGCTGACCCTCTGGGAGGGCGACGAGAACGGGGTCGAACTGGAGTTCTGA
- a CDS encoding Maf-like protein yields the protein MLVLASASPRRREILSRFIADFHVIPSNAEEKCSSTVPEECAVELARLKAREVYSRVGGTVIGADTVVSIDGKILGKPGDENEAYEMLKSLSGRIHHVTTGYCIIHEGREISGSVTTEVKFRNLDDELIWAYIRTGESMDKAGAYGIQGKAGLFVEWIKGDYYNVVGFPMEIIWKLRELGFDVLSR from the coding sequence ATGCTCGTTCTGGCGTCGGCTTCACCGAGGAGACGGGAGATACTGTCGCGCTTCATCGCTGACTTTCACGTAATCCCGAGCAACGCCGAGGAGAAGTGTTCCAGCACTGTTCCAGAGGAGTGCGCCGTCGAGCTTGCAAGGCTGAAGGCGCGGGAAGTTTATTCGCGCGTCGGCGGAACGGTCATCGGGGCTGACACAGTCGTCAGCATCGACGGAAAAATCCTTGGAAAGCCAGGGGACGAGAATGAAGCTTACGAGATGTTAAAGTCCCTCAGCGGAAGAATCCACCACGTCACGACCGGCTACTGCATAATCCACGAGGGGAGAGAGATAAGCGGTTCCGTGACGACGGAAGTCAAGTTCAGAAACCTTGACGACGAGCTAATCTGGGCCTACATAAGAACGGGCGAGTCGATGGACAAGGCCGGAGCCTATGGAATCCAGGGAAAAGCGGGCCTCTTTGTCGAGTGGATTAAAGGGGACTACTACAACGTCGTCGGCTTCCCGATGGAGATAATATGGAAGCTCAGGGAGCTTGGCTTTGATGTGTTATCACGCTGA